Proteins encoded in a region of the Panthera uncia isolate 11264 chromosome B2 unlocalized genomic scaffold, Puncia_PCG_1.0 HiC_scaffold_24, whole genome shotgun sequence genome:
- the TAAR8 gene encoding trace amine-associated receptor 8, whose amino-acid sequence MPGHLSPPPVGQLCYENVNGSCVKTPYSLGSRVILYAVFGFASFLAVFGNLLVMTSVLHFKQLHSPANFLIASLAFADFLVGVTVMPFSMVRSVESCWYFGARFCSLHSCFDVAFCYSSLFHLCFISIDRYIAVTEPLVYPTKFTVSVSGTCIGISWILPLVYSGAVFYTGVNDDGMKDLVSALNCIGGCQIVVNQDWILINFLLFFIPTLVMIILYSKIFLVAKQQAIKIENTGSKAESSSDSYRSRVAKRERKAAKTLGITVVAFMISWLPYTIDTVIDAYMGFITPAYIYEICCWGAYYNSAINPLIYALFYPWFRKAIKVILSGEFLKESSSTISLFVE is encoded by the coding sequence ATGCCCGGCCATCTTTCCCCACCTCCTGTTGGGCAGCTTTGCTATGAGAATGTGAACGGGTCGTGTGTGAAAACTCCCTACTCACTTGGATCCAGGGTGATTCTGTACGCAGTGTTTGGTTTCGCGTCTTTTCTGGCTGTGTTTGGAAACCTGCTGGTGATGACTTCCGTTCTGCATTTCAAGCAGCTGCACTCCCCTGCCAATTTCTTGATTGCGTCTCTGGCTTTTGCTGACTTTCTGGTGGGGGTGACCGTCATGCCCTTCAGCATGGTCAGATCTGTGGAGAGCTGCTGGTACTTTGGGGCCAGATTTTGTAGCCTGCACAGTTGCTTCGATGTGGCGTTTTGTTACTCTTCTCTCTTCCATCTGTGCTTCATCTCCATCGACAGGTACATCGCTGTTACTGAGCCTCTGGTCTATCCTACCAAGTTCACGGTGTCCGTGTCGGGGACATGCATCGGCATCTCCTGGATCCTGCCCCTTGTATACAGTGGTGCCGTGTTCTATACAGGTGTCAATGACGATGGCATGAAGGACTTAGTAAGTGCCCTCAACTGTATAGGTGGTTGTCAAATTGTTGTAAATCAAGACTGGATCTTGAtaaattttctgttattcttCATACCCACCCTTGTTATGATAATTCTTTACAGTAAGATTTTTCTAGTAGCTAAACAACAAgctataaaaattgaaaatactggTAGCAAAGCAGAATCATCCTCAGACAGTTACAGATCCCGAGtggccaagagagagagaaaagcggCTAAAACCCTGGGTATCACAGTGGTAGCATTTATGATCTCTTGGCTACCATATACAATTGACACAGTAATTGATGCCTATATGGGCTTCATAACCCCTGCCTATATTTATGAGATTTGCTGTTGGGGTGCTTATTATAACTCAGCCATTAACCCTTTgatttatgctttattttatccTTGGTTTAGGAAAGCCATCAAAGTTATTTTAAGTGGAGAATTTTTAAAGGAGAGCtcatcaaccatcagtttatttgttgaataa